One genomic window of Streptococcus mitis includes the following:
- the murD gene encoding UDP-N-acetylmuramoyl-L-alanine--D-glutamate ligase, giving the protein MKVIDQFKNKKVLVLGLAKSGESAARLLDKLGAIVTVNDGKPFEDNPAAQSLLEEGIKVITGGHPLELLDEEFALMVKNPGIPYSNPMIEKALAKGIPVLTEVELAYLISEAPIIGITGSNGKTTTTTMIGEVLTAAGQHGLLSGNIGYPASQVAQTASDKDTLVMELSSFQLMGVQEFHPEIAVITNLMPTHIDYHGSFEEYVAAKWNIQNKMTTADFLVLNFNQDLAKELATKTQATLVPFSTLEKVDGAYLEDGQLYFRGEVVMEANEIGVPGSHNVENALATIAVAKLRGVDNQTIKETLSAFGGVKHRLQFVDEIKGVKFYNDSKSTNILATQKALSGFDNSKVILIAGGLDRGNEFDELVPDITGLKKMVILGQSAERVKRAADKAGVAYVDATDIADATRKAYELATQGDVVLLSPANASWDMYANFEVRGDLFIDTVAELKE; this is encoded by the coding sequence ATGAAAGTAATAGATCAATTTAAAAATAAGAAAGTCCTTGTTTTAGGTTTGGCCAAGTCTGGTGAATCTGCAGCTCGTTTGTTGGATAAACTAGGTGCTATTGTGACAGTAAATGACGGGAAACCATTCGAGGACAATCCAGCTGCGCAAAGTTTGCTGGAAGAAGGGATCAAAGTTATCACAGGTGGCCATCCTTTGGAACTCTTGGATGAAGAGTTTGCCCTTATGGTGAAAAATCCAGGTATCCCTTACAGCAATCCCATGATTGAAAAGGCTTTGGCCAAGGGAATTCCAGTCTTGACCGAGGTGGAATTGGCTTACTTGATTTCTGAAGCGCCAATTATCGGTATCACAGGTTCGAACGGTAAAACAACCACAACGACCATGATTGGGGAAGTTTTGACTGCTGCTGGACAACATGGTCTTTTATCAGGGAATATCGGCTATCCAGCTAGTCAAGTGGCCCAAACTGCGTCAGATAAGGACACGCTTGTTATGGAACTTTCTTCTTTCCAACTCATGGGCGTTCAAGAATTCCATCCTGAGATTGCGGTTATTACCAACCTCATGCCAACTCATATCGATTATCATGGTTCTTTTGAGGAATATGTAGCAGCCAAGTGGAATATCCAGAACAAGATGACAACAGCTGATTTCCTTGTCTTGAACTTTAACCAAGACTTAGCAAAAGAATTGGCTACCAAAACACAAGCTACCCTTGTACCATTCTCAACACTTGAAAAGGTTGATGGAGCTTATCTGGAAGATGGTCAACTCTACTTCCGTGGGGAAGTAGTCATGGAAGCGAATGAAATCGGAGTTCCAGGTAGCCACAATGTGGAAAATGCCCTTGCGACAATTGCTGTAGCCAAGCTTCGTGGTGTTGATAACCAAACCATCAAAGAAACTCTTTCAGCCTTTGGTGGTGTCAAACACCGTCTCCAATTTGTGGATGAAATCAAGGGTGTCAAATTCTATAATGATAGCAAGTCAACCAATATCTTGGCTACTCAAAAAGCCTTGTCAGGATTTGACAACAGCAAGGTCATTTTGATTGCAGGTGGTTTGGACCGTGGCAATGAGTTTGACGAATTGGTTCCAGACATTACTGGACTTAAGAAGATGGTCATCCTCGGTCAGTCTGCCGAACGTGTCAAACGGGCAGCAGACAAGGCTGGTGTGGCTTATGTGGATGCGACCGATATTGCAGATGCGACCCGCAAGGCCTATGAGCTAGCGACTCAAGGAGATGTAGTCCTTCTCAGTCCTGCCAATGCCAGCTGGGATATGTATGCTAACTTTGAAGTACGTGGCGACCTCTTTATCGACACAGTAGCGGAGTTAAAGGAATAA
- a CDS encoding LysR family transcriptional regulator, producing the protein MRIQQLHYIIKIVETGSMNEAAKQLFITQPSLSNAVRDLENEMGIEIFIRNPKGITLTRDGMEFLSYARQVVEQTQLLEERYKNPVAHRELFSVSSQHYAFVVNAFVSLLKKSDMEKYELFLRETRTWEIIDDVKNFRSEVGVLFFNSYNRDVLTKMLDDNHLLAHHLFTAQPHIFVSKTNPLAKKDKVKLSDLENFPYLSYDQGTHNSFYFSEEILSQEHHKKSIVVSDRATLFNLLIGLDGYTIATGILNSNLNGDNIVSIPLDIDDPIELVYIQHEKTSLSKMGERFIDYLLEEVQFDS; encoded by the coding sequence ATGAGAATTCAACAATTACACTATATTATCAAAATCGTCGAAACTGGCTCCATGAATGAGGCAGCCAAGCAACTCTTTATCACCCAACCTAGTCTTTCCAATGCTGTGAGAGATTTGGAAAATGAAATGGGCATTGAAATCTTTATCCGCAATCCCAAGGGCATTACCTTGACCCGTGATGGGATGGAGTTCCTCTCTTATGCCCGTCAGGTTGTCGAGCAAACCCAGCTTCTGGAGGAACGCTATAAAAATCCTGTCGCCCACCGCGAACTCTTTAGCGTTTCGTCTCAACACTATGCCTTTGTGGTCAATGCCTTTGTCTCTTTGCTCAAGAAAAGCGATATGGAGAAATACGAGCTCTTCCTTCGTGAAACTCGTACTTGGGAGATTATCGACGACGTCAAGAACTTCCGTAGTGAGGTCGGTGTCCTATTTTTTAACAGCTACAACCGTGATGTTTTAACGAAAATGCTGGATGACAACCACCTGCTGGCTCACCATCTCTTCACAGCGCAACCGCATATCTTTGTCAGCAAGACCAACCCTCTGGCAAAAAAAGACAAGGTCAAACTATCTGATTTGGAAAACTTCCCTTACCTCAGCTATGACCAAGGGACGCACAACTCCTTCTACTTTTCAGAAGAGATTCTTTCTCAAGAACACCACAAGAAATCTATCGTAGTCAGTGACCGTGCCACCCTCTTTAATCTCTTGATTGGTCTGGATGGATATACCATTGCGACAGGGATTTTGAACAGTAACCTCAACGGAGACAATATCGTTTCTATCCCATTGGATATTGATGACCCCATTGAGCTGGTCTATATCCAGCATGAAAAAACCAGCCTATCTAAGATGGGCGAACGCTTTATCGACTATCTACTAGAAGAAGTCCAGTTTGATAGTTGA
- a CDS encoding DUF3165 family protein, protein MVYLIIGLLLLLLYVFATPESIKGTVNIVLVVFAFVALLILLMLSVLQIFQLPTEFFIAIAMLFLAYFSLRDITLMSVSKNKRR, encoded by the coding sequence ATGGTTTATTTAATCATAGGACTCCTCTTATTACTACTCTATGTATTTGCGACACCAGAAAGCATTAAAGGGACAGTCAATATCGTCCTTGTCGTCTTTGCTTTCGTAGCACTCTTGATTTTACTCATGCTGTCTGTTCTGCAAATCTTTCAGCTACCGACAGAATTTTTTATCGCAATCGCCATGCTCTTCCTAGCATACTTTAGCTTGCGAGATATTACCCTCATGTCGGTTAGTAAAAACAAAAGAAGATAA
- the rnz gene encoding ribonuclease Z — MDIQFLGTGAGQPSKARNVSSLALKLLDEINEVWLFDCGEGTQNRILETTIRPRKVSKIFITHLHGDHIFGLPGFLSSRAFQANEEQTDLEIYGPQGIKSFVLTSLRVSGSRLPYRIHFHEFDQDSLGKILETDKFTVYAEELDHTIFCVGYRVMQKDLEGTLDAEKLKAAGVPFGPLFGKIKNGQDVVLEDGTEIKAADYISAPRPGKIITILGDTRKTDASVRLAVNADVLVHESTYGKGDEKIARNHGHSTNMQAAQVAVEAGAKRLLLNHISARFLSKDISKLKKDAASVFENVHVVKDLEEVEI; from the coding sequence ATGGATATTCAATTTTTAGGAACGGGGGCTGGTCAGCCCTCTAAAGCCCGCAACGTTTCAAGTCTCGCCCTGAAACTCTTGGACGAGATTAACGAAGTTTGGCTCTTTGACTGTGGAGAAGGTACGCAAAATCGCATTCTGGAAACCACAATTCGACCACGTAAGGTCAGCAAAATCTTTATTACCCACCTGCATGGAGACCACATTTTTGGCTTACCAGGTTTCCTTTCTAGCCGTGCCTTTCAGGCCAATGAAGAGCAGACAGATTTGGAAATCTATGGACCTCAAGGAATCAAGTCATTTGTCTTAACCAGCCTTCGTGTGTCAGGTTCTCGTCTGCCCTACCGCATTCATTTCCATGAGTTTGACCAAGATTCTTTAGGGAAAATCCTTGAAACCGATAAATTCACGGTGTATGCAGAGGAGCTGGACCACACTATTTTCTGTGTTGGTTATCGTGTCATGCAAAAGGACCTAGAAGGTACCTTGGATGCAGAAAAACTCAAGGCAGCTGGTGTCCCATTTGGCCCACTTTTTGGGAAAATCAAAAACGGCCAGGATGTTGTTTTGGAAGACGGAACTGAAATCAAGGCAGCAGACTATATCTCAGCGCCACGTCCTGGTAAGATTATTACTATTTTAGGAGACACTCGAAAAACGGATGCCAGTGTGCGTCTGGCTGTCAATGCCGATGTCCTAGTCCATGAATCGACTTATGGCAAGGGTGATGAAAAAATTGCTCGTAACCATGGCCACTCTACTAACATGCAAGCTGCACAAGTAGCGGTAGAAGCAGGTGCCAAACGACTATTGCTCAATCATATCAGTGCCCGTTTCCTCTCAAAAGATATCAGCAAGCTTAAAAAAGACGCTGCTAGTGTCTTTGAAAATGTCCATGTGGTCAAAGACTTGGAAGAAGTGGAAATCTAA
- a CDS encoding SDR family NAD(P)-dependent oxidoreductase: MPTILITGASGGLAQEMVKLLQNDQLILLGRKKEKLAQLYGNHPRAELMEIDITDDSALESLVTDLYLRYGKIDILINNAGYGIFEEFDQISDQDIHQMFEVNTFALMNLSRRLAARMKESRKGHIINIVSMAGLIATGKSSLYSATKFAAIGFSNALRLELMPYGVYVTTVNPGPIRTGFFDQADPDGTYLKSVDRFLLEPDAVAKKIVKIIGKNKRELNLPVLLNLAHKFYTLFPKLADKLAGETFNYK, encoded by the coding sequence ATGCCTACTATTCTCATTACCGGAGCTAGCGGTGGCCTAGCCCAAGAAATGGTCAAACTCTTGCAAAATGACCAACTCATCTTGCTTGGAAGAAAGAAGGAAAAATTAGCCCAACTCTACGGAAATCATCCCCGTGCAGAATTGATGGAAATCGATATTACCGATGACTCAGCCTTAGAATCTCTGGTAACTGACCTCTATCTCCGTTATGGCAAGATTGATATTTTGATAAACAACGCTGGTTACGGAATTTTTGAGGAATTTGACCAGATTTCCGATCAAGATATTCATCAGATGTTCGAGGTCAATACCTTTGCCCTAATGAATCTGTCTCGTCGCCTTGCGGCTCGAATGAAGGAAAGCCGAAAAGGCCATATCATCAATATCGTCAGCATGGCAGGTTTGATCGCTACTGGCAAGTCTAGTCTCTACTCAGCGACCAAGTTTGCGGCCATTGGTTTTTCAAATGCTCTGCGCCTCGAACTCATGCCCTATGGAGTCTATGTGACAACAGTCAATCCAGGACCAATCCGAACAGGATTTTTTGACCAGGCCGATCCAGATGGAACCTATCTCAAGTCTGTTGACCGTTTCCTGCTAGAACCAGATGCAGTGGCTAAAAAGATTGTCAAGATTATAGGAAAAAATAAACGGGAACTCAATCTCCCAGTTTTGTTGAACCTAGCTCATAAGTTTTATACCCTCTTTCCAAAGCTAGCTGATAAGCTGGCAGGGGAGACTTTTAATTATAAGTAA
- a CDS encoding rhodanese-like domain-containing protein, with translation MVTWILWALILAMLAWMGFNYLRIRRAAKIVDNEEFEALIRTGQLIDLRDPAEFHRKHILGARNIPSSQLKTSLAALRKDKPVLLYENQRAQRVTNAALYLKKQGFSEIYILSYGLDSWKGKVKTS, from the coding sequence ATGGTTACTTGGATTTTGTGGGCACTTATACTAGCAATGTTGGCATGGATGGGCTTTAACTATCTTCGTATTCGCCGTGCGGCTAAAATCGTAGACAATGAGGAGTTTGAAGCCTTGATTCGTACAGGTCAATTGATTGATTTGCGTGATCCAGCAGAATTCCACAGAAAACATATCCTTGGGGCCCGCAATATTCCTTCAAGTCAGTTGAAGACTAGTCTTGCAGCCCTTCGTAAAGATAAACCTGTCCTTCTTTACGAAAACCAACGTGCGCAACGTGTGACAAATGCAGCCCTTTACTTGAAAAAACAAGGTTTTTCTGAGATTTATATCCTTTCTTATGGTTTGGATTCTTGGAAAGGGAAAGTGAAGACTAGCTAA
- the typA gene encoding translational GTPase TypA, which produces MTKLREDIRNIAIIAHVDHGKTTLVDELLKQSETLDARTELAERAMDSNDIEKERGITILAKNTAVAYNGTRINIMDTPGHADFGGEVERIMKMVDGVVLVVDAYEGTMPQTRFVLKKALEQDLVPIVVVNKIDKPSARPAEVVDEVLELFIELGADDDQLDFPVVYASAINGTSSLSDDPADQEATMSPIFDTIIDHIPAPVDNSDEPLQFQVSLLDYNDFVGRIGIGRVFRGTVKVGDQVTLSKLDGTTKNFRVTKLFGFFGLERREIQEAKAGDLIAVSGMEDIFVGETITPTDAVEALPILHIDEPTLQMTFLVNNSPFAGKEGKWVTSRKVEERLQAELQTDVSLRVDPTDSPDKWTVSGRGELHLSILIETMRREGYELQVSRPEVIVKEIDGVKCEPFERVQIDTPEEYQGSVIQSLSERKGEMLDMISTGNGQTRLVFLVPARGLIGYSTEFLSMTRGYGIMNHTFDQYLPLIPGEIGGRHRGALVSIDAGKATTYSIMSIEERGTIFVNPGTEVYEGMIIGENSRENDLTVNITKAKQMTNVRSATKDQTAVIKTPRILTLEESLEFLNDDEYMEVTPESIRLRKQILNKAEREKANKKKKSAE; this is translated from the coding sequence ATGACAAAATTAAGAGAAGATATCCGTAACATTGCGATTATCGCCCACGTTGACCACGGTAAAACAACCCTCGTTGACGAATTATTGAAACAATCAGAAACGCTTGATGCACGTACTGAATTGGCTGAGCGTGCTATGGACTCAAACGATATCGAAAAAGAGCGTGGAATTACTATCCTTGCTAAAAATACAGCCGTTGCCTATAACGGAACTCGTATCAATATCATGGACACACCAGGACACGCGGACTTCGGTGGAGAAGTTGAGCGTATCATGAAAATGGTTGACGGTGTTGTTTTGGTCGTAGATGCCTACGAAGGAACAATGCCACAGACTCGTTTTGTATTGAAAAAAGCCTTGGAACAAGACCTTGTCCCAATCGTGGTTGTTAACAAAATCGACAAACCATCAGCTCGCCCAGCTGAAGTAGTGGATGAAGTATTGGAACTTTTCATCGAGCTTGGTGCAGATGATGACCAGCTTGATTTCCCAGTAGTGTATGCTTCAGCGATCAACGGAACTTCTTCATTGTCAGATGATCCAGCTGACCAAGAAGCTACTATGTCACCAATCTTTGACACAATTATCGACCATATCCCAGCTCCAGTAGATAACTCAGATGAGCCTTTGCAGTTCCAAGTGTCACTTTTGGACTACAATGACTTCGTTGGACGTATCGGTATCGGTCGTGTCTTCCGTGGTACTGTTAAGGTTGGGGACCAAGTTACCCTTTCTAAACTTGACGGCACAACTAAAAACTTCCGTGTTACAAAACTCTTCGGTTTCTTTGGTTTGGAACGTCGTGAAATCCAAGAAGCAAAAGCAGGTGATTTGATTGCCGTTTCTGGTATGGAAGATATCTTTGTCGGTGAAACTATCACTCCGACAGATGCAGTTGAAGCTCTTCCAATCCTACACATCGATGAGCCAACTCTTCAAATGACTTTCTTGGTCAACAACTCACCATTTGCTGGTAAAGAAGGTAAATGGGTGACTTCTCGTAAGGTGGAAGAACGTTTGCAGGCAGAATTGCAAACAGACGTTTCCCTTCGTGTTGATCCAACTGACTCTCCAGATAAATGGACTGTTTCAGGACGTGGAGAATTGCACTTGTCAATCCTTATCGAAACAATGCGTCGTGAGGGATATGAACTTCAAGTATCTCGTCCAGAAGTTATCGTAAAAGAAATCGACGGTGTTAAATGTGAGCCATTTGAACGTGTTCAAATCGACACTCCAGAAGAATACCAAGGGTCTGTTATCCAAAGCCTTTCTGAACGTAAGGGTGAAATGTTGGATATGATTTCAACTGGTAATGGTCAAACTCGTTTGGTCTTCCTTGTTCCAGCGCGTGGTTTGATTGGATACTCAACTGAGTTCTTGTCAATGACTCGTGGTTACGGTATTATGAACCATACCTTCGACCAATACTTGCCATTGATTCCAGGGGAAATTGGTGGTCGTCACCGTGGTGCCCTTGTTTCTATCGATGCTGGTAAGGCTACAACTTACTCAATCATGTCTATCGAAGAACGTGGTACGATCTTTGTCAACCCAGGTACTGAGGTTTATGAAGGAATGATCATTGGTGAAAACTCTCGTGAGAACGACTTGACAGTTAACATCACTAAGGCTAAACAAATGACCAACGTTCGTTCAGCTACTAAGGACCAAACAGCTGTTATCAAGACACCTCGTATCTTGACACTTGAAGAATCTCTTGAGTTCTTGAACGACGATGAGTACATGGAAGTAACTCCTGAGTCTATCCGTTTGCGTAAACAAATCCTTAACAAAGCAGAGCGTGAGAAAGCTAACAAGAAGAAAAAATCAGCTGAATAA
- a CDS encoding DUF4190 domain-containing protein has product MKEKKKNPLFVGILSIILALLFPLGGIGLGITSLLYANSLQKESGLDYKTEKIIAIVGIVVSVINWVLGLILFYELSSVK; this is encoded by the coding sequence ATGAAAGAAAAGAAGAAAAATCCACTTTTTGTTGGTATCTTGTCGATTATTCTTGCTTTGTTATTTCCGTTGGGAGGTATTGGTTTAGGTATTACCAGTTTATTGTATGCTAACTCACTTCAAAAAGAATCTGGACTAGACTATAAAACAGAAAAAATTATAGCTATTGTAGGGATTGTAGTTTCCGTAATTAATTGGGTTTTAGGATTGATTCTTTTTTATGAATTAAGTAGTGTAAAATAA
- a CDS encoding cystathionine beta-lyase translates to MTDIKTLALKYGGYTSLDKVYLAQLLAGRTEQEQLALITPPPSVVNAYFAELYQKKSPEAATDYFAELSQELNLYNVEPSFTIENKPFIRLNLSGKSFGFCYESEGLGRIFSENEEKISDDLLFEIAQIFPHQLVFEESRKIYMKAVGDEEVVSMESLTALTDLESLADGRKRLKGYSQEDLLQEAASFSGKRYFRSENRTAMLYID, encoded by the coding sequence ATGACTGATATTAAAACCTTGGCTCTAAAATATGGGGGCTATACAAGTCTGGATAAGGTCTATCTGGCTCAACTTCTAGCTGGTAGAACAGAGCAGGAGCAGTTGGCACTGATCACTCCTCCGCCCAGCGTGGTCAATGCTTACTTTGCAGAACTCTACCAAAAAAAGAGTCCTGAAGCAGCGACGGATTATTTTGCGGAACTCAGTCAGGAACTGAATCTTTACAACGTTGAGCCAAGTTTCACCATAGAAAACAAGCCTTTTATTCGTCTTAACCTATCTGGCAAATCCTTTGGTTTTTGTTATGAGAGTGAGGGACTGGGTCGAATTTTCTCTGAGAATGAAGAGAAGATTTCGGATGACTTGCTTTTTGAAATTGCACAAATTTTCCCCCATCAACTAGTCTTTGAGGAGTCTCGCAAGATTTACATGAAGGCTGTTGGAGATGAGGAAGTTGTTAGCATGGAGAGTCTCACAGCTTTAACTGATTTAGAAAGCTTGGCTGATGGTCGCAAACGTCTAAAAGGTTATAGTCAAGAGGATTTACTGCAAGAAGCTGCTTCTTTTTCTGGCAAACGCTATTTCCGATCGGAAAACCGCACAGCCATGTTATATATTGATTAA
- a CDS encoding YqgQ family protein — MILFLKKTQNFARMSLMKTFYDVQQFLKRFGIIVYMGKRLYDIELMKLELSRIYDAGLMDKLDYLEAEAVLRREHKVELDYIEKNGEKN; from the coding sequence GTGATTCTCTTCTTGAAAAAAACACAAAATTTTGCTAGAATGAGTCTTATGAAAACATTCTATGATGTGCAGCAATTCCTCAAACGATTTGGTATTATTGTTTACATGGGAAAACGCTTATATGATATTGAACTGATGAAGTTGGAACTCTCTCGGATTTACGATGCAGGGTTGATGGACAAATTAGACTATCTAGAAGCAGAAGCGGTTCTTCGCAGAGAGCACAAGGTAGAATTGGATTATATTGAGAAAAATGGAGAAAAGAACTAA
- the hflX gene encoding GTPase HflX, with translation MIDTEKKEERVLLIGVELQGMDNFDLSMEELASLAKTAGAVVVDSYRQKREKYDSKTFVGSGKLEEIALMVDAEEITTVIVNNRLTPRQNVNLEEVLGVKVIDRMQLILDIFAMRARSHEGKLQVHLAQLKYLLPRLVGQGIMLSRQAGGIGSRGPGESQLELNRRSVRNQITDIERQLKIVEKNRATVREKRLESSTFKIGLISYTNAGKSTIMNTLTSKTQYEADELFATLDATTKSIHLGGNLQVTLTDTVGFIQDLPTELVSSFKSTLEESKHVDLLVHVIDASNPYHEEHEKTVLSIMKDLDMEDIPRLTLYNKADLVEDFTPTQTPYALISAKAEDSRENLQALFLEKIKDIFESFTLRVPFSKSYKIHDLESVAILEERDYQEDGEVITGYISEKNKWRLEEFYD, from the coding sequence ATGATTGATACGGAGAAAAAAGAGGAGCGAGTCCTGCTCATAGGTGTAGAATTGCAGGGCATGGACAATTTTGACCTCTCTATGGAAGAATTGGCCAGTCTAGCTAAGACAGCTGGGGCAGTCGTTGTAGATAGCTACAGACAAAAACGTGAAAAATATGATTCTAAGACCTTCGTCGGCTCTGGTAAGTTGGAAGAAATTGCGCTTATGGTGGATGCAGAAGAAATTACCACTGTCATCGTCAACAACCGTCTGACCCCAAGGCAAAATGTCAATCTAGAGGAAGTTCTGGGTGTTAAGGTCATTGACCGTATGCAGTTGATTTTGGATATCTTTGCCATGCGGGCTCGAAGCCATGAAGGGAAGCTCCAAGTTCACCTAGCCCAGCTCAAATACCTCTTGCCTCGCTTGGTTGGTCAGGGAATTATGCTCAGCCGTCAGGCAGGGGGAATTGGTTCCCGTGGTCCTGGTGAAAGCCAGTTGGAGCTGAACCGTCGTAGCGTTCGCAATCAAATCACAGATATCGAACGCCAACTTAAGATCGTCGAGAAAAATCGGGCGACTGTCAGAGAAAAACGTTTGGAGTCAAGCACTTTTAAGATTGGTTTGATTAGTTACACTAATGCTGGGAAATCAACCATCATGAATACCTTGACCAGTAAGACCCAGTATGAGGCTGACGAGCTATTTGCGACTCTAGATGCGACGACTAAGAGTATCCATCTAGGGGGTAATCTTCAAGTAACTTTGACAGATACAGTGGGCTTTATCCAAGATTTGCCGACAGAGTTGGTGTCCAGTTTCAAATCAACCTTGGAAGAAAGCAAGCATGTGGATCTTCTGGTTCATGTTATCGATGCCAGCAATCCTTACCACGAGGAACATGAAAAAACAGTTCTTTCCATCATGAAAGACTTAGATATGGAAGATATTCCTCGTCTGACACTTTATAATAAAGCGGATTTGGTGGAGGATTTTACTCCTACCCAAACCCCTTATGCTCTTATTTCAGCTAAGGCTGAGGATAGTCGTGAGAACTTGCAGGCACTATTTTTAGAGAAAATCAAGGATATTTTTGAATCTTTTACCCTGCGAGTGCCTTTTTCTAAGTCCTACAAGATTCACGATTTAGAAAGTGTTGCGATTCTGGAAGAACGCGATTATCAGGAGGACGGCGAAGTGATTACAGGCTACATTTCTGAGAAAAACAAATGGAGGTTAGAGGAATTTTATGACTGA
- a CDS encoding 16S rRNA pseudouridine(516) synthase codes for MRLDNLLAKEKISRKAMKQALLKEEILVDGRPARSLAQNIDTGLQKLLFQDQIIRGYEHTYLMLHKPAGVVTANKDKKLPTVMDLLPPDIQSDKLYAVGRLDRDTTGLLLLTDNGPLGFQLLHPQYHVDKTYQVEVNGLLTPDHIQAFQKGIVFLDGTVCKPARLKILSASPSHSQASITISEGKFHQVKKMFLSIGVKVTSLKRIQFGDFTLNPDLAEGNYRPLNQKELQIIKNYLEMSR; via the coding sequence ATGCGTTTAGATAATTTATTAGCCAAAGAAAAAATCAGCCGAAAGGCCATGAAACAAGCCTTACTCAAAGAGGAAATTCTAGTCGATGGTCGCCCAGCCCGCTCCCTAGCCCAAAATATCGATACAGGACTACAAAAACTCCTTTTTCAAGACCAAATCATTCGAGGCTATGAGCACACCTATCTTATGCTTCATAAACCTGCTGGTGTCGTTACAGCCAACAAAGACAAGAAACTTCCAACCGTCATGGACCTCCTTCCGCCTGACATCCAGTCTGACAAGCTCTATGCCGTCGGCCGACTGGACCGAGATACGACAGGACTCCTTCTCTTGACCGATAACGGTCCCTTGGGCTTCCAACTCCTCCATCCCCAATATCATGTCGATAAGACTTATCAAGTTGAGGTTAATGGACTTCTAACACCTGACCATATCCAAGCCTTTCAAAAGGGAATTGTCTTTTTAGATGGCACTGTCTGTAAACCTGCAAGACTAAAGATTCTATCTGCAAGTCCTTCCCACAGCCAAGCCTCTATTACCATTTCAGAAGGAAAATTTCATCAGGTTAAGAAAATGTTCCTCTCGATTGGTGTCAAGGTGACTAGCCTCAAGAGAATCCAATTTGGGGACTTCACATTGAACCCAGATTTAGCAGAAGGTAACTACCGCCCTTTGAACCAAAAAGAGTTACAAATCATTAAAAACTATTTAGAGATGAGTCGATAA